Part of the Pseudodesulfovibrio mercurii genome is shown below.
GAGCAGGTCCTCGGCCTGCTGGACGTGACCGTGAACATGGACGCCAAGAACTCCATGATCCGGATGTTCGAGCGGGCCAACATGGGCATCTCCGTGGTGGTCTTCGCGGCCACCTTCCTGGCCCTGTTCGCCTTCACCTACCGGTTCATCTTCCGGCCGATCAAGCGGCTGATAACGGCCACCCGGGGGATCAGCGGCGCCTCCGAGTACACGGACATCGACATCGGACAGGTGGACGAGATCGGCACCCTGGGCCAGGCCTTCAACATGATGGGCAAGCGGGTCTCGGACAAGCACCGCGAGCTGCTCGACCAGCGCGAGGAGTACCGCAACCTGTTCGACAACGTGCCCTGCCTGGTCTCGGTGGTGGACGCCGACTACCGGATCATCCGCCACAACTCGGCCTACGAGCGGCACTTCGGCCTGCCCGACGGCAAGCGCTGCTGGCAGGTCAACAAGGGGCGGCTCGAGAAGTGCGCGGTCTGCCCGGTGGACCGGACCTTCCGCGACGGCCGCTCGCACATGTCCGAGGAGTCGGGCATGTCCAAGGACGGGCGGCGCATCCACTGGATCGTGTACACCTCGCCGGTCAAGGACAAGACGGGCAAGGTCGTGGCCGCCATGGAGATGATGGTGGACATCACCCACCGCCGCGAGCTGGAGTCCAAGCTGGCCGCGTCCGAGCACCGCTACCACGCCATTTTCGACTCCATCCCCAACGCGGTCTTCGTCCTGGACCGCCAGACGCTGGAGATCCTCAACTGCAACGAGTCCTCCCAGGAGATGTACGGCTGGAGCCAGCTGGAGATGCGCGGCCGCTCGTTCATGGCCTTCTTCCGCGAGGACGAGGCCGGGGACTGGGAGGAGGCCGTGCGCACCCAGGCCGAGATCGAGCTGTGCACCCACGTGGACAAGTCCGGCAAGCCGTTCTTCGTCTTCCTGAGCATCTCCCCGGCCCGGTTCGAGGGCAACGACACCCTCATCGTCACCTGCACGGACGTGACCCGCAAGGTCGAGGTGGAGCAGCAGCTCATCCAGGCCAGCAAGATGACCACGCTGGGCGAGATGAGCACGGGCGTGGCCCACGAGCTGAACCAGCCGCTGACCATCCTCCAGGCCATCTCCAACCTGCTGACCCGCAAGATCGAGCACAACCGGGAGGTCTCGCCCGAGATCATGCGCGAAATGGCCGAGGGCATCTCCACCCATGTGGACCGGGCGGCCAAGATCATCGAGCACATGCGCGAGTTCGGGCGCAAGTCCGACCTGCGGACCATGCCGGTGCAGGTCAACGAGGTCCTGGAGCGCGGCTTCGAGTTCTTCAGCCAGCAGCTGCAGGTGCACAACATCCGGGTGGTCTGGGAGCTGGAGGAGAACCTGCCCCTGATCATGGCCGACTCCAACCGGCTGGAACAGGTGGTCATCAACCTGCTGCTCAACGCCCGCGACGCCATCGAGGACCGCTGGAAGGGCGTCAAGGACGCGGACAAGCGCATCCTGCTCCAGTCCTTCAGCACACACGAACGCATCGTCTTCCGCATCTGCGACACGGGCGCGGGCATCCCCCCGGCCATCCGCGAGCGTCTGTTCGAGCCGTTCTTCACCACCAAGGGCGTGGGCAAGGGCACCGGGCTCGGCCTGTCCATCTCCTACGGCATCGTCACCGACTACGGCGGGAAGATCAAGGCCGACGCCTGGGAGGAGGGCGGCGCCTGCTTCGAGATCGCCTTCCCCAGGGCGGAGTGCGAGCTGTAGCCGGGGCGGGTCTTGAACCCCTTTTCGGGCCGGAAATCGCTTTCCGGCCTTTTTTTCGCCCGATTTTCCGCCCCACAGGCAAAAATCCGCGACGGAACGCAAAATATAACGGTTTCCCTCTGCCTCTTTTCCCATTTTTCTGCTAATGGGGGATTAAACCCTCCCCTCCATCCGGACCGGGGGCAATGGTCCGGATGGAGGGGAAACAACCGGGAGGAGGTATGGAGCGAAAAGCCAAGTCGATCCTGTTGGTCCTGTTCGGCATCCTGATCGCCTTTCCCCTGTTCAGCATGACCTATTACACCATGGTCAGGACTTCGACCCCGGAGTTCTGCGGGACCTGTCACGAGATCCGCCCGGCGGTCATGGCCTGGAAGAGCTCGACGCACGTCAACAACGGGCAGGGATTCGTGGCCGACTGCATGGACTGCCACCTGCCCGCGCCCCATGACACCGTCGATTTCTTCTTCACCAAGACCATGCACGGGATGAAGGACGTCTTCTCCCACTTCACAGGGGGGGACGAGACCTACGACAGGAAGGTCATGCGCGAGCACGTCTGGGCGACCATGAAGAACGACCAGTGCATGAAGTGCCACCGGAATATCCTGAACATGCCCGGCAAGCGCGGGGCCATGCTGGCCCACCGCAGGGTGCTCTACGCCGGGGGAGGCACGGAGTACCGCTGCACCGACTGCCACCGACACCTGGTCCACAACGACAGGCAGTTCTTCGAGTACAAGCAGTTCAGC
Proteins encoded:
- a CDS encoding PAS domain-containing protein — protein: MLKRFRESLIAKMILSGGVTLTLCILLWTGFNVYYFKSNVVSNVMSDIEMVSDTIMLALHYAMMLDNEEDIKENINNISKQEEIENIRVYNKEGRIVFSNIPDEIGTVIGKETPACRACHRYNPPPPALPLSRRTRMIETDGRQLMAIMTPIANSEGCSPGPCHVHSQDEQVLGLLDVTVNMDAKNSMIRMFERANMGISVVVFAATFLALFAFTYRFIFRPIKRLITATRGISGASEYTDIDIGQVDEIGTLGQAFNMMGKRVSDKHRELLDQREEYRNLFDNVPCLVSVVDADYRIIRHNSAYERHFGLPDGKRCWQVNKGRLEKCAVCPVDRTFRDGRSHMSEESGMSKDGRRIHWIVYTSPVKDKTGKVVAAMEMMVDITHRRELESKLAASEHRYHAIFDSIPNAVFVLDRQTLEILNCNESSQEMYGWSQLEMRGRSFMAFFREDEAGDWEEAVRTQAEIELCTHVDKSGKPFFVFLSISPARFEGNDTLIVTCTDVTRKVEVEQQLIQASKMTTLGEMSTGVAHELNQPLTILQAISNLLTRKIEHNREVSPEIMREMAEGISTHVDRAAKIIEHMREFGRKSDLRTMPVQVNEVLERGFEFFSQQLQVHNIRVVWELEENLPLIMADSNRLEQVVINLLLNARDAIEDRWKGVKDADKRILLQSFSTHERIVFRICDTGAGIPPAIRERLFEPFFTTKGVGKGTGLGLSISYGIVTDYGGKIKADAWEEGGACFEIAFPRAECEL
- a CDS encoding NapC/NirT family cytochrome c, giving the protein MERKAKSILLVLFGILIAFPLFSMTYYTMVRTSTPEFCGTCHEIRPAVMAWKSSTHVNNGQGFVADCMDCHLPAPHDTVDFFFTKTMHGMKDVFSHFTGGDETYDRKVMREHVWATMKNDQCMKCHRNILNMPGKRGAMLAHRRVLYAGGGTEYRCTDCHRHLVHNDRQFFEYKQFSAPYRAGGLPNLGI